The Oryza brachyantha chromosome 7, ObraRS2, whole genome shotgun sequence genomic interval CGtgcgcacacacacatacacccATTTGAAGCAGATAGTtggaaatatgaaatatagttttatttcATTCCTTTACTCCCATGTGAGGTTAGATCAATTCATTTTGCCAATCTGGAATACATAAAATAACTGTTTTAAATGTTGCAGGGTGCTAATCGCATATGAGAAAGGATTATTAGTTCTTTGGGATGTATCAGAGGATTGTGCTATTGCTGTTAGAGGCTATGGTGATTTACACATGAAGAATCAAGTCACTGCTGCTCAGAATGATGCTGTTGAAGATGAAGACAATAATATCAATGCAGAagcagaagaagagagagaaatttgCTCCCTTTGTTGGGCATCCAAAGGGGGTTCAACTGTTGCTGTTGGTTACATAACTGGAGACATACTTCTGTGGGATATGACCGCAAAATCCTCTAAACAAGACAACAAAAATGATGCCTCATCCAATGTCATTAAACTTCAGTTGGCTTCTGGTATTCGTAGGCTCCCAGTTATTGTATTGCACTGGTCTGCTGGGTCAGTTGATTCTAACAAAGGAGGGCATCTCTTTGTATATGGTGGTGATGACATGGGTTCTGAGGAAGTTCTGACGGTTTGTCCCCTGTTTCGTTTTCATTTGTTCCACTGTTCCTTTTCCCTGTTGTATTGTAGGCATGCATGTGTGCAATTTATACATCCTCTAGAGGAGTCaactttagtttattttcagatcCTTTGCCTACTTGCTAAATACAATCTCTTGGCTACTACTTTTTCAAGACATCTTTAATTTAGTGACAACCTTTTACTGGCCATATGTCTCACATGGTTAAAGAAAGCCGTCACACTAggcaaattttaaatttgtgatAACAGGCATAAATAGCATGATGACTAAGGACAATAAAATTGTGTTTATGCCCAGAAAACAACAGTTTTGGATATGTAAACAATCTACTAGTTAGAAATTTTATGGAAATCTAGATTTTGTTCTAAAATCCCATTCCTAGCCTCCTAACCGAGCATCTAGGGTAGTTACTTTCCTGAACATGGAAATCATTTTATTGTATTGCTGCTgaaactcaaaattttaaaaaccagACCTTGTATTTCTCTGCAGGTCCTAAGCCTGGAATCAACTTCTGGATTAGAGTCAGCAAGGTGCATGTCGCGGATGGATCTCAAACTTGATGGATCCTTTGCTGATATGATTTTAATTTCAGATAGCGGGCTTCCATATAAAAACCGAACTTCTGCACTTTTTATTCTGACAAATCCTGGGCAATTGAATTTTTATGATGCTGGTGATCTATTTTCTGTGCCAAAATTAGAAGAGGGAAAAGCTCCGCCTGAAGCACAAAAATTTCCAGTCACAGTTCCAACAAGTGATCCCAATATAACAGTCACTAACCTTTATTCAATAAATGGAAGGGAATCTCAAAGTACTTCACTCAAGGTACAATTGTGTGTTGATATTGGTACTTCAACCTATTAAGACTTCACTATGTATCTTTTATTAGATCATATCCATATGGTTCTTTCTGTAGAAATTTTGTGTTAAGCAAAATGCCGCACCTTTCATGCAACGGAACATGAAATGGCCTTTGACTGGTGGGGTTCCTAGTGAAATGTCACTGAATGAGGATCACACCGTTGAAAGAATATACGTTGCAGGGTATCAAGATAGTTCTGTGAGAATATGGGATGCAACCTTTCCAGTTCTGATGCCAATGTTTGTCTTGGATGGAAAGGTGGGTTATCCTGTGTTACTTGTGTTATTCCCTGTTGACAATTAACTAAAATGTTAACCCATGCAAGTTATTACTATTTATCACAGGTGGTTGGTGTAAAGTTGGATGGAGAAAATTCTGCTGTATCTTCACTGGCTTTTTGCTCATTAAACTTGACTTTGGCTGTTGGCACAACAAGTGGTCTGGTTAGATCatatcattaaatttatagatcAGTCAAATTGGTTGGTTGTTGAATGCTGATAGTGTATTTGAATTCAATAATCTCTTATGTTATTGTAGGTCCGCATCTATGTGCTTCGCGAGCACACTGGAGGTTCAACCTTTCATTTTGTGAGTGAATCTAAGCAGGAAGGTATACATTTCACTGAAGTCCTATTTGCATGCGTTGTTTTCGTATGCACGATATCTCTTCCATGTGCACATACTACGGCCAGATTTTACTAGGATAGGTCTATGCTAACTGTCCTTCCtttttataacatataaaaGATTCATGTCTACTCATCAGATAGTCATGCAAGTGGAGATcatatcattcttttttttctcaaatgaGAAACATATGGTGGACAGGAGATCCTAGCTGTAGTCTGAATGCTTTTCTTTCTTAATAGAACACTGTATCGGCTGATGGAacgtgattaaaaaaaaattctacttgTCCGTTAGCTGtcatgtctaaaattgattgAACCTGTTCACATTGAATTTCACTGTGGTTCAAATATTTGTTCTTGACTTCTTTCTCTTAAAATGGTAGGCAGTTCTGGTAGGTTTGCTGGGAATCATTATAATGTTTTCCTGATTTCCTCTGAATGTGGTCCATTtcattttccttaaaaaagtatTGCATGTGCTTATTCTTTCAGTTCATGTTGTTCACCATGGGAGAGGGTTTCATTGTCACATTGCCTTTCTAGCATCAAATTCCCCTGTGAGATCTCTCAGATTTACAGCTTCGGGGGAGATCCTCGTAGTGGGATATCAAAATGGTCAGGTATAATCTgcttattttataatgaatTTTGTCTCAAAGATTTCTCGAAGTCTTGCATTGATCTGTTgttattaactaattattattgttttctgTCTTGTTTCTTAAAGCTGGCAAGTTTTGATGCCAATCAACTTTCAATTATGTTCAGTGTGGATTGTGCATCAGGAACAAATTCTCCTGTTGTTTCATTGAGCAATTACAATGCTGTTACATCTGCTGTAAAGGAAAACGATCAACAAATGGAGAGTTCTCAAAGCACAAAGTCCCCTGCAGATGTTCTAGTTTCCTTGACTAAGGATGGACGTTTTACTGTACATGATAGCGTGAATGGTGTGACAATAAATTCATGTGTATTAGATCAGAAGCAACTATCTGCAATTTCCATGTATGTCATAGGCAAGTGATTACTATCCAGTGCTTTAAGTTGGCGCTTGCCTTCTTTCTCCTTCAGATCAATGCATAACTTTCTAGGTTTTGGATCTAGATGGACCTTCAGACGAGGAACAAAACCAATTATCAGAAGACAAATTCTCAAGTAAAGGTCATATTTCAAAAGAGGAAAGTGTTCTCgacaaaaaacaaacacacacaGTTGAAAAGAGCCAGAAAAATAACCCGCAGCATTCACACAGTGGTGGTTcagattcttttcttttggtttgCTGTGAGGAtgtgatttttctattttctctgCCATCACTGATTCAGGTGCATACATAGTTATATCAACTGCTTTCTTGAAATTCTGAACTTTTTTCCATAGCTTGCATGTGATACTCTTTTCATCATCAGGGAAGCAGCAAACATCTACATAGGATCAAACTAGCAAAAAACTGCTGCTGGTCAGCAGTTCTTACAAATATGGATGGTAAAGCTTGTGGACTTATATTAGTTTATCAGACGGGCTCAATAGAACTGAGGTAATTATGAACTTTTGCCAATTTTCCTGCTGTTTTAATTCTACATACATTgcttttgtgaattttttttacatcatttagtatattttttaatagtatgGATCAACTTATAGTGTGTATGATCAATGTATTGTTGGAGACAATGTGTCTCCTCTTTAGACTCGACCATATTCCTCTCAGTCAGGAAATGTGATTTACTACAGCTTTGCTTGTCACCTCAACTAATACTGCCACACTTTCACTCCAAAAGGTTTCTCACgagactaattaattgtaGATAAGTGGAgatagtagttttttttttttaatctagaaGTGTTTCTTAGATTTGGGAGAAATAAAACTTTACAAGGGCTTATTTAAGAGGTCCAATCCCACAAGTGATCTCAATAGAATATAGGTTAGTGTAGGTAAGAGGAGAATTGTTGGTATAGAGTCAGAGAATATAGTTTAGCTGTATGAAAGGAAAGAGAATCATTGATCATTATTTTGATATAGACCAGATTCTTAGGTTTTAACTTTTGAACTGGAAAGCTCTTTAAGGCCTTAACTGGGAGGTTCAATGCTGGCTGATTTCCCAGCCCAATCCTCATCAGGACCAGTTCATCTTTGTTTTTGGTATTGGCTCCTCCATGTGATGCCCTAATGTTGTCATCTGCCACTGTCCGCATGTTTGCATTCATTCATGCAGGAATCTGCTGATTTTTTGTAAGATAATTGTATTACTTTTGTCATGACCAGGTCTCTTCCAGACCTGACTATTCTTGCTGAAAGCTCATTGATGTCGTTATTAAAGTGGAGTTACAAGACAGGCATGGAGAAGTCTATGAGCTCCTCGAATGGACAGATTGCTCTGGTAAATTGTTTCGCTCTCAGCTGTAACTTGACACTAAGGGTCCTGGTTGGTTGGTCCCAAGTAATACATTGAACTTTGGCGTCACATATCCCCAGATGTTTGTTGGTTCTTTTGTCTATTGTTGCTGCCACGTCCATATTTGACTCATCGAATGCCATGTTATCACTGTGGTAACTGGCAAGCACAGTTGAATGTGGACAGAGTTTAAAAGTAACCCCTATCGACTCCATCTTTAATACAAAACTCGAGGTTTAACTTAGAATATCTGGTCAATCTACCTATTACATTATTACAGAGAGTGACCACATTATATTCTATGTAACGTAGCATGCACTTAACCTACACTGCACCTTTCGCAATCCACTAATCATCCTTCATACAGTGTAAATAGTGGTGAGTGGGAAATTTTAGGGGAAGAAatctctcaattttttttgctgatcTACTCCACCACAGGTAAACGGGTCAGAATTTACGATCATCTCCCTTATATCCTCAGAGAATCCCTTCAGGTACTTGGCTTTTCTGGGATCTCTTATGTGGGATTTTGTTCTCTCTCATTTGGATTCCTATTCAGCTTAAGAAGCTTAGTTCTGACTTATGACCATGCAATGACTATTATCATTTTAGGATTCCAGAATCAATGCCATGCCTTCATGACAAAGTacttgcagcagcagctgaaGCAGCTATTAATGTCTCGATGGACCAGAAAAGAAAGCAGGTTCAGTATTTTCTAATCTTCTATTTATCATCATATGTGTACAATTTGGCGTGACATAAATATTCTTCTGCAGATTCCAGCAGGAGGATTTCTTGGTGGCATCATTACAGGATTGAAGGgcaaaggagaagaagatgcaAAACTGAAAGGAAGTTTAATTGTACAAACCATGAGCGAACAGTTGGAATCACTTTTCCTGAAAGAATCATTTGTTGAACCGTCAATTTCCAATCCTGATGACCCCATGGAAGAACTATCAATAGGTTGTCTTCCCCCCTGTTTATCTAAAAGCAATTATCATTTAGTAGTGCCTATTTATTTACTAGTATTTGGATGCAgatgacatatatattgatgatgaGATGCCACCAGCTGCCCCTCCACCAGCATCATCGTCTACGTCTCATCACGTGAATAAGAAAACAACAGGTCGGTATGGCACagtttgttttgattttttaaagaggTACAACTGTGAACTCTGCACGTTTATGTTTGCagccgaggaggagagagCAAAGCTATTTGAGGGATCGAGTGATGTTGAAAAGCCAAGAATGAGAACTCAGCAAGAAATTCTTACCAAATATAAGTTTGGCGGGGTAATTCCATTTCAAGATTGTGATTCTATCATGGTTGTTCTGTGTGCGTAAGCTAAATCTAGAGGATTGcaggatgcggcggcggcagctgctCATGCAAAAGAAAAGCTGATTCAGCGGCAGGAGAAACTCGAGGTGAGAGAATACACTTGAATAGTTGATGTGGTGCTTTGCAGTTTGAACAGTTTCCGTTCTTCCATTGGAGTCGGCCCTAAGGCGTTCATATACGTTGGGCACTCACATTTGAAGTTGTTTTATTAAGGTAAGAAAAAGAAGCTGAATATTAGTTGTTCATCCTTGGTTTACCAGAGAATAAGCCAACGAACTGCGGAGCTTGAGAGTGGAGCAGAGAATTTTGCTTCCCTGGCCCAGGAGCTTGCAAAATCAATGGAGAATAAGAAGTGGTGGAAGCTATAATAATTAACACTAAGTTTTGTATATGCTGCTTCCTACAGAAATTAAGTAGGTAGGTCCAATTCAATTCAGGCATTCAGATGTGGTGGTGATTGTTGATTCATATTCATTGTGTGCCGCCTGGTGGTGTTGTGGAGTGCAATATTAGTAGAGGAGGAAAGGTGAGCCTCGGAAGTTACAACTTTGTCGGGGCAGACGGTCGTTTACATGTTACTAGCAAGTTTAGGATGATATGTTGTACACATAGCAGGTTGTTTTGTACTATGTAatcatatacacacacaatgTATGTAATAATGTAGAAAGAACGAAACAAATATAGTTTGGTTTTGGAGTTTGCATTGTAAATGAAACCGGTGAATATATTATTGCctctaggattcaaattttgtacaataatataagcatttatgtacttattattataatttcaaTTGTTCCAATGACTCTAGAGGCAATCAAGTTGCCTATCTTTTAGCTTACAATGGGAATAAGCGAAATTCGCttatgttatatttgtaaacaaaaaataatttaaaaaaaagcttttATGTATGTGctattagcgatctaaaaatcaagactggaaaatacactacaataaaaaaaatccctaaaattaactccaaatgtactctctccgtctcaaaataaaccattttttcattttttatctataatttttgactcttcgtcttattcattttttttgcgattgatatttttatttttattagatgataaatcatgaatagtactttatatgtgactaatttttttttaatttcctaaaatttttttaaataagacggatggtcaaacattggacacggaaaccgaagaattggtttttttctgGGAAAGAGGGAgtaagtttgaaaattcatatttttagcttataagcatagggAAATGATTAGGGTGCAGATGCTAAGAAATGAgatctaatcaatttaaaattaaaaaattaaccactGAAATGATTGAAAGGTTTTTTAATATCTCCCTAGTCTATAGTAATTAACctaaattttgaaacggaAGTAGTAATAATTAGcttgggagggaggaggggaagagaGTGATGATTGGAAGGCACAGAGTCAGAGTGAGTGAGACGAGAGGCCAAAGCCAGTGGGCGATAGGCCAAAGGCCAAAAGGCCCACTTGCCTCTGCCTTTGTGAGTAGATAATAAAGGGGAAATTGGAGGAGAGGAAACCCCGACCTCTCCTCTCGCGCGCCAACTCAATACGGGAGGCGATGGCCCGCCTActcctctccggcggcggcggcggcctcacgcctctccccctccgccgcgccatTGCGCTCCCACTGTTTCCCACtcctctccgcctccgcctccccctccgcgtAGCCGCGCCCACCCGCCTGGTCACCGTGGAGGACTTCGACCCCGGCGCGGCGCCTCCCTTCGGGCTGGCGGACATCCGCGCCGCCATTCCCAAGCACTGCTGGGTGAAGGACCCCTGGCGCTCCATGGGCTACGTGCTGCGCGACGTCGTGGTCgtgctcgccctcgccgccgccgccgctcggctcGACACCTTCCTCGCATGGCCGCTCTACTGGGCCGCGCAGGGCACCATGTTCTGGGCGCTCTTCGTCCTCGGCCACGACTGGTACGTACTAGTACTTGATTGACAAATGAATTACTCCAATATTATAGTAATTGAAATTTGCATGCAGCGGGCACGGCAGCTTCTCCAACAACCCGAGGTTGAACAGCCTTGTTGGCCACATACTCCACTCCTCCATCCTGGTACCCTACCATGGCTGGAGGATTAGCCACAGGACGCACCATCAGAACCATGGCCATGTCGACAACGATGAGTCCTGGCATCCTGtgcgcttcttcttctttctttctttctttctatcCATCTTACTATTTCTTCTCGCAAACAGTTGCATATTAATTTCCGCTACTACACtagtaaattaataatttgcATATCGATatataacaacaaaaaatgcAGCTTCCTGAGCGGCTGTATAGGAGCCTGAACAGCGCCACCAGGATGCTCCGCTTCACAATTCCCTTCCCCATGCTCGCCTACCCATTCTACCTGGTACTCTCTATTCTAGTGTATATAcctggagtggagtggagtatGTAGTATCAAATTATCaatggttggttggttggatgAATATTGATTGAATTGCAGTGGGCGAGGAGCCCAGGGAAGTCAGGTTCGCACTTCGATCCTAGCAGCGACCTGTTCCAACCCAACGAAAAGAACGACGTGCTGACGTCCACGGCGTGCTGGGTGGCCATGGCCACCCTCCTCGCTGCCCTCACCTTCCTCATGGGACCCCTTCAGATGCTCAAGCTCTACTTTGTCCCTTACTGGGTACATCCTGCCTAGCTTGCTTTCAATTCATTTCCTCCGTCGCtgtggattggattgggttctATCCTCTCCCCTCCTTTGTGGGGCGCAAAATCTAGCTTTTCTCTtcagttaattaattcatgaatTTTCCGCGCATGCAGATTTTTGTTATGTGGCTGGACTTCGTCACCTACTTGCACCATCACGGCCACAACGACAAGCTGCCCTGGTACCGTGGCAAGGTACACATGAATACTGTTATCAGAAAGCACACACGACATGATATGCCGTTGGATGATCTAATTGATTGCAGTAGACATTAAAAGGCTAAGGCATATATACCAAAACTTGGGATGCGACTTTGAGATGAGCCTGTGAATGCACCACGACTCATGCGTAGGAACTGGATGATAATGCAAAGATCAGTTACTTGTGTCCACACAAACCACCGTTATAAACGTAAcgctgtgctgtgctgtggTCCATGATGCACCTTGGCTGCTGCTTTCTTTCACAGGCCACATATCTGTAGCTTTTTGTATACATGCATCTTTTTCCAGCTGAGAGATGCATCGCTTTCAGAATTCAAaccttttgcaattttttttcccgcGTGAGATTGTGAATGAATGCATTATATTATACAGGAATGGAGCTATCTGAGGGGAGGGCTGACGACGCTGGACAGGGACTATGGGTGGATCAACAACATCCACCACGACATCGGGACACATGTTATTCACCATCTTTTTCCCCAAATCCCGCATTACAATCTAATCGAGGCGGTAAGTATCTAATTACTGACTAGTACAGTACATGACTGAAATGGATGGatgatgaaacaaacaaacaaacaaacaaacacaacTATGCACGCAGACGGAGGCAGCGAAGGGTGTGCTGGGGAAATACTACAGGGAGCCTGACAAGTCAGGGCCATTTCCGTTTCACCTGTTTGGAGCACTGTCCCGGAGCTTGAATCGCGACCACTACGTCAGTGACACCGGAGATGTCGTCTACTACCAGACCGACCCAAGCATCTCGTTGTCTCCGACCACTCGCACCACCAACAACTAAATTCAAGTGTCCCATGCATGCTTCCTCCTTAAATTCTTATTAAGCCCGGAGGCTCAAATTAGCTACTGATCGAGCTTGGGACTGACATGGACGTATATAAAATTGGAGTGATCTTGGACACCTTCCATCGACAGACAGAGACCGGAGTAGAGTACCTGTATATCACCATGTTGAGGGCTACATTCTTTTCCGTGGATAGGACTTAGGATTTATACTGAAGGTTAGCTGCATATATTGCCTGCGTGCTCTGTTTGTAAGACACAAGATAAGACAGCGGTAATTTGGACAAGGCGAATACATATACCTCAGAATTCACGGATGCTGCATTCAGTGCATCTCATCATTTTGTTTCAAACGGTACTATACATCAATTACTGGACTACTTTTGTAACTCCAGCTCTGTGTTGGATtcctttcttttacttttgttGCACCACTAAGTTACTAATAGActttttcattcaaaaaaaagttactaATAGACTTTCAAAACATTAGAGGCTTATTCAGTTAGTCCCCGAAAGGAAGGGATGGAAGACTATTACTGCACCTATGGTAACGTTACAGCTCAATTTagtcatgtaaaaaaatatcataaattctTTCAAATGCAAGCgtacaaatcaaatattcaaagttgatttgtagcttaatttatataattaattttaggttgACATATTGTAATTACaagttttcaagtttaaacggTAATTCCAAAACTTATAAGGCCAAGTTTATACATTAATTTCAGAGACATCACAACAAAAAATTGATGCACTAATTTTAGAATCACTACAACATTAGAATCACTACAACATCAAGTTTACACATtgcaaggataattttaattaaataatttatctatattatctaatattaacataaaatcTAATCTttataaagctaaatttaataaagGCTACTTTACATATGAGTTGCATCTCACACAACTTTCcatctttttataataaatgaaaatttattgacatttgtatatatcaaatggATAAAAATGATTGTCCAACTctccaataaaacataattcaaAGTCTAAATGttttataagtttaaaaacaaattttgttgtgtattcttatattacataaaaatatatttgaattaatatattaagTGACCACGTAATGCCAAACATACATTTTATTGTATGAGTTCTttgtagtttaaaaatatgtgacaattttttaacaaagtaaaatacTAACGATGTTTCCATTAGTTATGTTTCCCTACAATTATTATTAGAAGTGCACATatcttttatgattaaaaatattctacagTGATGTATCATTTGATAGATCAATGATTTGcttatttcacataaaaagatagtgctaacaaaatatttatagaaaatccCAAATACTCATTTATATTCACAAGAGATTTATATCCGATGTTATTGTTTgttatttgactatttgagCGTCTAAGTAATAGTGTCTAGAGCCTTGATCGATCTTATGTTTTATGCAACTGCGGGTTGGTGTTAAACACTAACTTCATTATGCTGGCATCATTATTGGTGTTTGAATGACATTTTATACCAGATTGTGCTAATACGTATGCCACATCGATGTTGTGATTGAACTTTAATTCTAAAGGTATACGgtgcatatttatagaaaatttatgattgaaaagttatatgtttatctatatataaattttttaatatataaaaagtgttTGGCATGTTTCTTATTagaaagataatttttaacaCATGAAAACTCTATAATTGGTAAGATCATTTCTAATTTAAAAGTCTCCAATACATGAAAAGTATACATAAGAGATGTGAAGTCTATTGATGAGATGATTTTAGCTATGGAATTTGAAGAATGAAGAATGCAGAGCGAAGAACGGGTAAAATCAGTTGGTGCAAGAACGAGTCCACACCAGAAATAGGAATAGGTCCTTCACTGCCTACAGGAGAGAAGAGATTGCAGGGCCTAAACGTTGTTGACATACAAACCCTCCTTGCAAAatgtaaagaaaagaaaagcaaatggCATGCATGTGGGCTGGCTTCTCGAATAGTAGTACATCTGAGCCCATCCAAGCCCATGTGTTCAATTGAGCCCGCCCAGCTCCTTCTCACCGTACGTAagccagcccagcccagcccagcccataTGTAGGTTCCTCTTTCTTTCCCTCTCCCTCAAAAAGCACGCGGCCCGCCGGCGTGAGCTCCCCGCCGGCCGGAGCTAGGGTTCCGATGGCGGTGGCCGCTGCCCGAGACCTCCCGCCGACCTTCCTTCCCCACCCGTCGGCTTCTTCCATCGAGCCGCGCCTCCGCCAGCTCCGCAGGCTTCCACTCCTCGACTTCATCGCCCGCATCACTGACCTCCATGCCGACGAGGCCAGCCCCGTGCGCAAGCTCGTCGCCGAGTGAGTGATTAATCCTGTTGCTTTTCCTCCCCTCGAGTTGGACCTTCCATTTCATTCTCTGAGGAAGTGCAGTGTCTGCGTCGCGAATCAGTCATCAAAgtcgccgcagctcctcctaGGTTGGAGTGGACTGTGTGTGATTTAGATGGAATGAAGGATCTCGTGTCAATGTTTCGCTGGTTTTGCAGTGTGGTGCAATGAGTCACTGCCACTCTTATTTTTCACACAGATGTAACGATATGTTTGCAGTCTTCTATTTACCACTCAATAGGAACACATGATTAACACTAATTACCTGTGCTGTAAACGAGCCTGCTCGCTCAAGGTGTTGTTGATGAGAAAGTTGTTAGAAATGAGAATACTTGCTCATGCTTTCCGCTGTGCTTGTATATGCTCATGTATTGACTCCATGTGCATGCCAACTCTACCTTGACATAGGATGATCGGTGAGGTTGGGTCAAGACGCATGGCGTACCTTCCTAATGTCATGCCTTGTCTACTTGATCTTCTGAATGATGAGACACCTGCAGTTGCAAGGCAAGCTATTAAAACAGGAACAAGCTTATTCGCCAAAGTACTGCAACAGCTAGTTATCCAGGTAATTTTAACAGCACCATTTGGAGTGGCCTGTGCGTGGAATTTGCCTCACGTTGCTGGTTTGCTGGTTTTCATACCAGGGCTTGTTCTCAAGTGGTGGCATCGATGATTCACTAAAATTGTGCTGGGATGCACTGCTCAAGCTTAAATCTGCTGTGTCACATATGGCGTTTCAGGCATGGCACactcttttttctcctatcCGCTTCATTCTATGTGCCTGCAGTTTCTCACGTTTATATAATCTTCCTACAGCCGATGGGCAATGAAGGAGCCAGGTTACTGGCTATTAAGTTTGTCGAGAAAACAGTTCTATTGTACACCCCTGATCCTGATAGCCCAGCAGATCCACCAAATGAAGTTACAGAAGGTACAACAACTGCGGCATTTCATACCAAACAATTCCTATTGCCAATGTTTTGATGTTGTGCCATGATGGTTATCATCTGTAAATCCT includes:
- the LOC102720167 gene encoding temperature-sensitive sn-2 acyl-lipid omega-3 desaturase (ferredoxin), chloroplastic-like, with amino-acid sequence MARLLLSGGGGGLTPLPLRRAIALPLFPTPLRLRLPLRVAAPTRLVTVEDFDPGAAPPFGLADIRAAIPKHCWVKDPWRSMGYVLRDVVVVLALAAAAARLDTFLAWPLYWAAQGTMFWALFVLGHDCGHGSFSNNPRLNSLVGHILHSSILVPYHGWRISHRTHHQNHGHVDNDESWHPLPERLYRSLNSATRMLRFTIPFPMLAYPFYLWARSPGKSGSHFDPSSDLFQPNEKNDVLTSTACWVAMATLLAALTFLMGPLQMLKLYFVPYWIFVMWLDFVTYLHHHGHNDKLPWYRGKEWSYLRGGLTTLDRDYGWINNIHHDIGTHVIHHLFPQIPHYNLIEATEAAKGVLGKYYREPDKSGPFPFHLFGALSRSLNRDHYVSDTGDVVYYQTDPSISLSPTTRTTNN
- the LOC102719885 gene encoding uncharacterized protein LOC102719885, whose amino-acid sequence is MFAKPKRLLQKALLHQGGGGGGGGGGGGGRAAAAAAAHAHADAAQMDAQIALHYGVPYTASLLAFDPVQRLLAVATLDGRIKIIGGDNIEGLLISPNSLPYKFLQFIQNQGLLIAISNENEIQVWNLEFRQLFYSSQWDINITAFAVIEGTFLMYIGDENGLLSVLKYDVDDGKLQKMPYNVPIHSLAEATCVSLEDPQSIVGILPQPDTFGTRVLIAYEKGLLVLWDVSEDCAIAVRGYGDLHMKNQVTAAQNDAVEDEDNNINAEAEEEREICSLCWASKGGSTVAVGYITGDILLWDMTAKSSKQDNKNDASSNVIKLQLASGIRRLPVIVLHWSAGSVDSNKGGHLFVYGGDDMGSEEVLTVLSLESTSGLESARCMSRMDLKLDGSFADMILISDSGLPYKNRTSALFILTNPGQLNFYDAGDLFSVPKLEEGKAPPEAQKFPVTVPTSDPNITVTNLYSINGRESQSTSLKKFCVKQNAAPFMQRNMKWPLTGGVPSEMSLNEDHTVERIYVAGYQDSSVRIWDATFPVLMPMFVLDGKVVGVKLDGENSAVSSLAFCSLNLTLAVGTTSGLVRIYVLREHTGGSTFHFVSESKQEVHVVHHGRGFHCHIAFLASNSPVRSLRFTASGEILVVGYQNGQLASFDANQLSIMFSVDCASGTNSPVVSLSNYNAVTSAVKENDQQMESSQSTKSPADVLVSLTKDGRFTVHDSVNGVTINSCVLDQKQLSAISMYVIDGPSDEEQNQLSEDKFSSKGHISKEESVLDKKQTHTVEKSQKNNPQHSHSGGSDSFLLVCCEDVIFLFSLPSLIQGSSKHLHRIKLAKNCCWSAVLTNMDGKACGLILVYQTGSIELRSLPDLTILAESSLMSLLKWSYKTGMEKSMSSSNGQIALVNGSEFTIISLISSENPFRIPESMPCLHDKVLAAAAEAAINVSMDQKRKQIPAGGFLGGIITGLKGKGEEDAKLKGSLIVQTMSEQLESLFLKESFVEPSISNPDDPMEELSIDDIYIDDEMPPAAPPPASSSTSHHVNKKTTAEEERAKLFEGSSDVEKPRMRTQQEILTKYKFGGDAAAAAAHAKEKLIQRQEKLERISQRTAELESGAENFASLAQELAKSMENKKWWKL